TTATTAGATGAGCCATGTCTTGGGGACAAGTCAATTTTCTGTCAGATGGAGGTTCTTGCCCGTTATTGTTCCATCCCTGGATATAATAAGCTTTGTTGTGAATCTTGCAACAAGAAAGAAAGCTTCACTACATATGATCCTGACTTCCAAAACACCCCAGTGGCCTCGGTTGCGCCTGAGACCTCCGCTCCTACTCACCATGCATCACCCAAGGCTCCTCTACCCGCTACGACCCAGAGCCCGCCGCAAACCACTAAAGCCATCGGCAGACGGTTTCGCTCCACTGCCCCGGTACCAACCACCGCTGCCACTGCTGAAGCCTCGCCATCCATAGGTGCTGCTCCGCCCCAGGGTCCCACCAGCGACTCCTTCCTCACAGCTGGGAAGGGAGACTCAGACCCCGGGCCAATTCTACCTCCAGGGCCGCCACGGCCCACTGCAGACTCCAGTGGTGCCTCTAAAGAGCACAGTCCAAACAGCACTTTAGGCCCAGTCGCTGCCAGGTCAAGAAGGGACGATTTAGGATCCGAGAGGGACTCGAGTCACAGAACCCTGTCAGCTCAGAAATGAACAGTGAGCGATGTTGTGAACGTGCTGCTCAGTGAGACGGTCTCATACATCAACTGATAGACTCACAGTCttgctgcagatgttttctttctttttttttttttttacaaatattcttttttttttttccatgccaGTGAACTTAGACCAGACCAGAGATGGTTACCTCATCAAAACTCCAGAGTGATCTGCGTGCAGCGTCGCTCTGCCCTCTGTGCTTCAAATATGAAAcggaagacaaaaaaaaaaaaaaaagttgtcaggTGCTGTAAACTAAAACGACTACAAGACGTGTTCAAAATGTGATGACTGCATTGctacattcatgtttttatctgtgtacAGTTGTAAGCCTGTTTTTTCAAGTGCATTAGAACTACTATTGAACTTGTATTGTGAACATGTGTGGAGAGGTTTAAAGGCCATGGTTTTGGAGGTGCATGTGTCAGCTGTGGAGACTCGAGTGTCCCACCAGAATAATTACAgacttataaataaattaatatattgcCAAGTTAATGAATATATATgacattttaatgatttcagtGAGCAACGTAAAGTACATTTGCTGATTGTTAATTTGAATTCCTTATTCTGTTTTAAGAATTAATAGAATTTTAAAGTataactgcaaaaaaataatttataataacttttaaattatattttatattttcccATTTATTATGATACTGCTACAGTTTCCAATTAATGTTCAGTCGGCATCGCTGTTGCTGtagtttaactttaaatgtgCTTGTAGAAAAATAGTTTGGCACTTTGggaattgtgtttatttgcttcCTTGCTGAaaattagatgagaagatcaatatcaGGCTTGAATTTGTCTTTTAATTATGGAAGGAGGCTGTTAGTCTAACAGAAAGACTTGAGGCTTGCCACCAAcaagtcagtctctataagcccccatattaaaatgtccagcttcacagcagaatgtttacagcctggtacaaaaaactgttttggtttctatatGAAATTCTATaaaactcacccattcaaattatactaaggcttaaagttgggtgggtgccattacaggtggcatgtttgagcatccaggtttcattcagcccacctcaggtccacggACGATctatgtctttgcccatttttagataaGCCAGGAGATGGTGGCAGCAGGACTCACACTCGTTACAGGTTACATGTCTGTACGTCTGACACAAGAGTGATGACCAATCTCATCATCTAATTCTGAGCAAGAAATGACTAAGCATTTccccaaatgtaaaaaaaagtatttttattgatACTTTTTTATgcattgaatttattttaaatggccTTTACAAATATACCTAACTGATTAGAATAAAACACCCGTTAAGTCTATAGTTATTCCAGTGACACACTCCAGACTCCACAGTCATCACTCCTGGCAGGGAGCTTTATTGTCTTTCCTGTCCCCCCCCGGTGCtctttttatgttgtatgttcCCAAATCCAACGTACTGTTGATCATCGTCaccggtaaaaaaaaaataaaaaaaatcatgactgTTTGTAAGCCAACCCCACTGTAGCATGCCCTTTGTCTGCCTTTATGGAAGTCAGTCACTTacgctttaaaaacaaaagcaaaaaaaaaaaaaaactcaatatgttattttttttttctaactgaTATATTTTTCAGACAATAATGTATATAGTGTAAATTTCAAGTtatgaaaacaaattaacaacCCGGAGTAGAACGGAAAGTATGTTGCAATTGGAAAATACAGGCGATGCTGTAAGTCTACAGACTGTGGTTGGTCATACTGTTACACCATTCCTGCATTGCAGTTCATAACATCATTATGTTTATTGTATAGTTCTTGTATATACGTACGTGAATGAAAgctttaaatgttaatatttattgaatttttaaGTGGTATGGAGaacaaagtaaaacacatttgaaagaACTCAGACGTTCATTGTTTCACTTCCGCCTCTCTTTCACCTCCATTTAGTGTTGTTTAGCTTTTTCTTATCTAATGTCATTAAGTGTCCTTGAATCATTTACTTCATTCAGTCTGAGCTGAGTCACGTAGAAGTCTATTATGTAGTGTTTCTATGAATGTGGTATTCAAAATATGTTCTACGGTGTCATGGGagaaacaaggagaaaaaaaaaggcacattaaAGCTCTTTATTAAGTTTGTCCAGGTATATGCAACTGTATGTCAAAAGACAAGAGATGACTCCTAATTAGGAAATCTTAATGAGGTTTGAGTGACACACGATGACATTCATTCCTATTATAAGCCAGCTTCCTTCTGCCAGGCTGGCACTGGGTTGCTGACACTGGTCTCCAGGCAGCGTTTCAGCTCTCGCTGAAAGGGCAGCGTACAGTCGAGCAGCCAGGCTGTCACCGCGCCTCCATCTCCCAGTCTTCCCCTGTGAGTGATGACAGGGTGCTGCTGCGATGTGGGTGCCACACAGACTCAATCAGCCCAGGGTGGCGCTCGCTGTGAGGCGTCTGCGAAGGTGTCTGGTGAAATCCAGCTGTGCTCGGGGCAAAGCCTGATTGACAATAGACTTTGGCAGCCAGCCCTGAGAAAAACAGTGTCTTTGTTAGATTTCTCTTTGTAAAACAAAAGAGAGTATCAGCTGCTGTATATGTATTGTTCATACACCTAGGGAAAATGTACAATTAAATCTATAGAAGATTAGTTTGCAGCATTATTTTTAtcaattacatcatttctgggtctcacatttttattaccaaaaataatgataaagtaaaaaaatagtgTCACAAAAAAAGTTAACTGAAGCTGCATTTACAAGCATTTTTCcaagctttcaaccacatctaATAGTCTTCTTCAGAGAGTGGAGTTGGCTTAGTAGTCGCTCATTGTTTTTAGCTTGACAGCTAAATAAACTCCACCAGCTGAAAGTGGTCTTTGAgttaaaggggcactccactGATTTAGTATTGCTCTTTCATAAAGTTGGAAGAAGGATTTTTAATGCCTAGAGTGGGTCAAGTTTCAAAAATGCTgcatcctacatttcccataatgcagctcAAGTCTTTTTTAGATTGTCTCTGTCTTATAAGTGCCCATTTCTGTCTCTGCGCCTCCAATTTGTAGTGCCTACTTTCTGTTACAAAGTTGACGTTTCAGTTTCCAAAatgagataaccctgatgatatGACTAGCAATCATTGGGGTAGATTCTGAGAGAGAGCTCTCTGCACAGCCACAGAAGATATTACACAGTTTtacacagtatgtgtttgtTCACCAGCGAGTAACCTGAGGTTAATGAGTAAGATTGTGGATTTCTGTGAAACCATAAGAAGGTCAAGTACTCAACTATTTGTAGCTATGAGAAAaggcaagaaaaataaaaaagttataCTCTTGCCACACTGTGCAAGATATTCAGGAACATCAGTAagagtatactgtatgtatacatacatattcaCCCATACACTGCACACATTATGCATAGTTTCTAtgtcatttcattcaaatgaagcTTTTCATTAGATATCTCTCGTCGGTCATTTGATTCCaactgtggtaaaaaaaaaaagtaactacGTTGCGCCTCTAAAACTTTGTGGTACTTCTACTTGAGTATTTTTATGTTCTGCTATTTCTTTCTGGTGTTACAAATTACATTTCAGATGAAGGTATCACCTAAATCAACATGTGATGAGCctataataaatacaacatgttaaaaaaataaactggtggttcatgtttttttttaatgcttatTAAAAAGCTTTTATAACATCAAATGTCTATGAGTGCCATTTACCCTCTAAACCTCCCAGATGGTGTCATCTAAATTAGTGTTTGAGGCCCCAAGAGATAAAATTATCACCTCTTGGGGCAAAGTTGGGACCCAGTGGACTAAACTAACTAAGCGTAtatcaggtaaaaaaaaatttagcTCCACCTTGACCACTAAAATACTGCATTTGCATTGAACCACTACCACTGGACTCTATTGAAAACACAAGCAATATCTAGCTCCACAAACATGCATCAGCATTTCATTCCTCACTTGTAATACTGAAGAAgattgattctgattctgtttaCTCCCTCCACCATCcccagcctttttttatttctggtttGTCATTTTAGACATCAGCATATTTAGTTGTGACTGTCCACTCTTTTTCTGTAACTGGTGTTTCAAATTTTCGtatttgctgcatgtctgccGGGTTCTGTGTTGTTACTTGTGGGAGAATTTATTGAGAGAattggaagaagaggaagtctTGATCTGAAATAATGTGTAAAAGTGTTTGGAGTGATCCAGACTGAAAAATTGCTTTACTGAAACAGGTAGGTTGTGCgtgggattgtttttttttttctgagttgTTTATCTATTGCATATAGCGGAAAATCACATCAGACAGATAAAACCGTGGCTGTTGGTGTGCTGGAGCATTGAAACAACGTGCAGTAATAGGAAACACATGTGCATACTCCCATCTGTGCAATATTAATTTatcacaacatatttattgCTGTAAATGGAGATTGCACACATTGGAGTCTGCAGATGCTTTTCTTATTATTGTCCACAAAATGGAAAACGCATTATATGAATTTACCTTTACATCCATATTGAGAAGCCACGTGAAGCGGCTTTTTCTTCTATCCTCGTCCAGAGCCTGAATGACGATACAGGTCGGTCCATCCTCAGCTCTGTAAAGATGCAAACAAACTCTAGCTCACCAATACTCAGTTAAACTGCTTTGTGTTCGGCATGctaacatgaatataaaatccATAAATTCAGATGGTACTATTACTCAGCAGGAAGTATCACTTTAAATAGAATCACATTCTTCAAGTTCCTCCTtccaatgaaacatttttatctcaCATGCACGATATGACTGATGACTTTAAGGCCACTGATACAAGCTGGTGCTGAGCACATCACCACAGactgtgaaaacaaattaaaacactcCACTGGATATATATATACCGCAGAGCCaagtatgtttttttccaatttaTTCTGACAGCTTCgaattagaaaaacaaagattagaGGTGCTGTCGAAAATATTTGTATGATTGGTGCCTTGTTGCTTATCATCATACCTCACAAATCCCGCCTGAGGAGGGAAGGACTCAAGCTGAGTCGCTGCTCCTCCGAGATAAACGCCGGACTTTTGTTTGCAACTGTGTCTGACACTCAGGAAATCCCTTTGGCCGATCATATTTCCTGCTGTCTCGGCTGAAACCTCGTGAGTGACAATCGTCTCAGGTCCAATGTGCTTTAGAACCTGCAACACAAGAGATACAAATATCAAACATCATCAAGTATCTTCCACAgactttgtatttttatagGTTATAGATTAACATCTGATGAAAGAGCCAATTATCAGCAGCCTGGGGTGAATTGCTGAAAGGTCAGCAGCCTTACTTTGATTTGCTGTATGCTCGGATTCCACTGGTGCATCTCCTCCACTCTGACAAACAGGAGGTCATAGAGCTCATCCACACTGGCCTCCAGAACCGCCTCCAGCCTGAAGACCTTCCTGGCCCCTGATATCACTTTGCTACAAATCACATCCCCGTTGGTCtaaaaatgggagaaaaaagACAAGCAGACTGGTTTTAGATAATTGGAACACAATTGGGATCAACAGAGGATAAAAACTGGAGGCAAACTGACTTTGGAGAAGATTCAAGATTTTCTAATCATCCAAGATGAGATAAATTAGTCAGATGTTACCTCTGTGATCTCGACCTTCCATCCTTCTTTGTCCTCCAGCATAGTGAGAGCGATCCTCATTGCTTCTTGGCCTTGTTGTACGTAGAACAGTTGGTCTTCTTTCGATGGTGCAGGCTTTATATCTTCAGATTTAGGCTCTGCAGAATATTATAATTATCAGTAATCTTTCAACAACTATGCAACTGAATACGGAATGCAgaattatttatcatttctttACCATTATACTTTGATCCAACATGTGCTTTCATGTGTTGTCGGATCTGCTTCCATCTCTGCAGGTTTGTGATCTCCTGGCCGATCACTGCCACAGCTGTGCGTTGTAGCCCTGCATGattgaacaaaaagaaagagctcAGTCGTTTTAACCCACAGTGCAGCTATTTCATGcaaaggaataaaaagaaaaatgtcccTCTTTGGACTCCCTTAGTCTTTACCTGCCATACTCCTCAGATGTGGGTAGGAGATTCCACAGCAGAGCTTTACAACAGCAGGCAGCATATTGTCTGTCTTTGGCAGTGACGGAAAAGAAACAGAGTGTGTCTCTGGTCTTTATATGGCTTATCAAGGACGCTCTGCTGAGATAAGCCCCAGAGAAGAAGATAGGATTCTGCTCTCAAGGCAACACTTGACAAGAGTTTTATTAACCTAAGATCAGTATTCGGtgcaagggagagagagaaatctaaCAGTAAGATATATTATTTAGAGAATTTgtgttaaaatatttgttttaaactaTGTGAGAGTTGAGGATCTTCAAATTTAACGCAGCTCAAATCAAAGCTTTAGAAACAGTTATCAAGAGGGATGACTGAGACTGTAGATagtttcttttgtctttttaatgatATGCAGTGCACAATTCTTGCTCATTGACTTTTTCCAAATTCATTGAATGCTAAAAACTTAATCATTGACTTCTTAATTACGTACAAGTTAAATGATGCATGATACTTTGTAACTAATTactttaataacatttgttactCCATATACATATGTTTAGATATGAACCATTATGAAAATTACTCAAACCTTTGtggaataaatcaataaaagtaatagtgttttgcaaaaaaaactgtggcACTTTCACCTTAGGCAAAATCCAAAAGCCCCAGAAAAATGATTGCAATTTCCACTAAAATATCCTTTTTATAGCTAGAATTGGGTTGACTGTTAAAGACCAGTGTCTGCCTTCGGGGCGTTGTTACTCTCTTGCTTCTCGTGGCTGGTTACACTCCAGATTGTATGTTTCTATCATCATAAACCAACAAGTAATGTCAGTTGGGTTATTAAGCATAAATTTCTcatcaaacagaaacatataCTTAATCAATGTCCATTTCATTAAACTGGCTGATTTATTAATCTCTATTGAGAGCACAATGCTTAAATCAGCTGACAGGTTTGTCTAAAGTATatgcttcagtgttttttcttagAGAACACATAACACAAAGTACAATTATTCAAACCATAATTGTCAGGTTCATGGGAATGTCAAAGAAGTGTCGCACATCGCTTTGACTACAGTCATTTGGATAATTGCAGTTCTTTA
The nucleotide sequence above comes from Larimichthys crocea isolate SSNF chromosome XVI, L_crocea_2.0, whole genome shotgun sequence. Encoded proteins:
- the star2 gene encoding steroidogenic acute regulatory protein, mitochondrial isoform X2, producing the protein MLPAVVKLCCGISYPHLRSMAGLQRTAVAVIGQEITNLQRWKQIRQHMKAHVGSKYNEPKSEDIKPAPSKEDQLFYVQQGQEAMRIALTMLEDKEGWKVEITETNGDVICSKVISGARKVFRLEAVLEASVDELYDLLFVRVEEMHQWNPSIQQIKVLKHIGPETIVTHEVSAETAGNMIGQRDFLSVRHSCKQKSGVYLGGAATQLESFPPQAGFVRAEDGPTCIVIQALDEDRRKSRFTWLLNMDVKGWLPKSIVNQALPRAQLDFTRHLRRRLTASATLG
- the star2 gene encoding steroidogenic acute regulatory protein, mitochondrial isoform X1 — encoded protein: MLPAVVKLCCGISYPHLRSMAGLQRTAVAVIGQEITNLQRWKQIRQHMKAHVGSKYNAEPKSEDIKPAPSKEDQLFYVQQGQEAMRIALTMLEDKEGWKVEITETNGDVICSKVISGARKVFRLEAVLEASVDELYDLLFVRVEEMHQWNPSIQQIKVLKHIGPETIVTHEVSAETAGNMIGQRDFLSVRHSCKQKSGVYLGGAATQLESFPPQAGFVRAEDGPTCIVIQALDEDRRKSRFTWLLNMDVKGWLPKSIVNQALPRAQLDFTRHLRRRLTASATLG